The genomic segment CAACTAAACAcgtcgccaccccccccccccccctccctgtcaaGGCAGGAGCACTGTGTGACGCTGCCCCCGGCCTGCGGCCGCCGGTATGACTGCTCAGCAAAAAACAACAACGAGCCTCAAGACTGACAGCAATAGAGAATTCCTCCAGATATGCAGCATCCCTACAAGACTATATCCTAGAAATGAAATCTCTCCAGAGATTTCATTTCTAGGATATAGTCTTGTAGGGATGCTGCATATCTGGAGGAATTCTCTATAATTCTGATGTAAAAATGAAGAATAAACAGGGATGGCTAAACTAAGTGTAcgtgtaatggcaatttctaacTTTCCCAGTGTCTTCTTTTCCGTTGCCGTTGCTACACAGGTAAGTGGGAGTCATCTTACGCAGACCAAAAAAGAACAGATCTTCCTGTCATTATTTCCAGTCTCGTGTTGTtgccagatgttgcctgtctcgctgagttactgcagctttttgtgtcgtatCTTCActttgccatagaaacatagaaattaggtgcaggagtaggccattcggcccttcgagcctgcaccgccattcaatatgatcatggctgatcatcattgGCACATAATTAAATATTCTTGACTCCTGACCAATCTTTGCTCCTGACTGTTCAGTTTAATCATGTATCGACAATAGAACAGCAGCACAACCGGCCGGCAAACACATTGCACACAGATAACAACCTGACATGGCTTTTATTTATGACCATAAACATATGTATATGGTTCAGTGGTGTAAGTTCTGTCTTCACAATGGAGTCGTGTGTATTTGTCGCCTTCAACCAACCTGATTACCatactcacccccagctccctaACCCTATCACCAGATGACCATcagaacgtttaaaaaacatataTTTGTCTTTAATATTTGGTAGTTtgcaggtacaatcgcaacgttTTTCGCATGTActtcgcaaagtttaagaaacatttagataggtacatggacaggactgatttagagggaaatgggccaaacgcaggtaggtgggactagtgtagatgagacatggaagatagacacaaaatgctggagttactcagtgggacaggcaacatctctggatagaaggaatgggtgaagttttgggtcgagacccttcttcagacggagtcgggcgagggaggcacagagataaggaagggtaagatgtgaaaacaagatcaaaggggatgaacgtcaaggaaaatgcagaacagatcattgttagctagtggAAGGTGGcaacaaagcatacagagatacaatttgacaaaaaaaatagtgacatgttggccggtgtggtcgttgggccgaggggcctgtttccatgctgtatgactctatgactaactaaAAATGAAAATGGCTTTTGTTTTATAATTTGAAACTAAAGGGAGTTTTATAATTTGAAACTAAAGGAAGGCATGTGACGGGATGTGAAGCAGACCTGCCCGGTTGGTCCCTCCATATCATTTAGTTGTGTGACCCAATTCCAAATCACCCTGGCCTGGAGTGTGAGGCTTTGAAGAAGGTATCGGGCACCTGGTTAGCAAAGATGAAACAGTTGACATTAATTTAAGTCCCTGGCTTATCTTCATCATGATTAATATTGACATGCCTAGTAATATTGTATAGATTTTCACATCCAAAAAGCCCCAGAGCTATAAGTAATtattgattttaaaatattttctcaaAAGCAATGCAGCTTTTCAATATACTTTACTATCACTCCTCATATGAATATTCCTTGAAGATTGGCTGAGAAAACTAATGGAAACTGGCATCATAAAAACAATGATGCTGTTAAGTGGAGTTGCAATCGACAGCTTGAATGTCCTGGGGGAAAATGTATATATTGAAGCAATATTTTCGATATGAGGCAATAAAACAACCCAAATCACGACAATGTGTTCATCTTTGGGATTTCATAGACTTTATTGTAAACCAAGGGGAaatgttttggtttagtttagagatacagcgcggaacaaactcttcggctcaccgagtccgcggcaACTAGCAACCAACCTGTGCACTGGTACTATCTACACattcgggataatttacaatctttaactAGATCGATGCCTTTGTGGACCTCTGTTGTGCATGATATATAGAAACAACTTGGATGTAAATGCAGATGGTTTGGTtcgtaagtttgtagatgacaccaaaactgatggagttgtggacagtgaggaaggatgtCAAAGAATACAGTGGGAATTTGATCAATTGGTGCGGAGAAATGGTAGTGGGATTTAATCTGACCAAGTatgaggtgttacactttggggATAATGTACAGTTAATCACAACACCCAAACCATTTTTGTTTTTAAGGAGGATCTTGGGGACCAAGTctgtagttccctgaaagtggcagcacaagtagatacaaaacacaaagtgttggagtaactcaatgggtcaggcagcatccatggagggaaggaatatgtgacaatttgggtcaggaccttcgtCAGAttcaaaaagtctgaagaagggtcccgatccgaaatgttttctttccattccttccacatatactgtctgacccactgagttaattgaGGTAGATGATGGCCTTTCTCTGAGTCCTTGATGCTGCCATTGTGGAATCTACAGATGTCAGCAGAGACTTGTGGTAAGTCACAAATGTCAATGGCCCTCCCAGCACCAACAGGTGAAACCTCGTATTCCAAATATAATTGTTAGCACCTCCTTCGATATCTGAGGGTAGTTTACTtctcttttgtgtgtgtgtgtgtgtgtgtgtgtgtgtgtgtgtgtgtgtgtatgtgtgtgtgtgtgtgtgtgtgtgtgtgtgtgtgtgtgtgtgtgtgtgtgtgtgtgtgtgtgtgtgtgtgtgtgtgtgtgtgtgcgcgcgtgtgtgggcAACATGTAAGGAGTGGGTTTCTCGCCATCATTATCTTTGACGTGGCTGGCTAGCAGCCAGAAGAAGGCACAACAAATGTATTTAGAAATTTCTGCAAATATACCTCTAGCTAATGTCTAGGTTGAAATAAAAGCATAGGTCAGGCCTACCCAGTTTAAATCAACACGACCTTTAATAATttcaaaattccagtgcataAACAGCTTAGGATAGAAGTAAAACTATGATTACTCCATGTAAGGGCCTTTGTCCACTCTCAGGGAAATTGCTTGCAGTCTGAATCCGAAGGCTTGTAGTGTGTGAATCGGAACGACCTATCTCAAGAGAAAACGTATCTACCTCCTGGAATCGGTCTGTCTCTGGGAATGATTTCGCagcaatatatttttaatgttttctaaAGCGTGGACCTCATAAATCTGGTCTAAATGGAGAGTGCCGGGCAATTCTATAACATGAACCTTCTCCTTTTGCTGGTCCTTCCACTCTCTGCACAGTGACAAGCTGTTCTTGCTGACGGTATTGTCACCAGTCTGATAAACAATCTTCACTGGCTGGCTGGAGGGGAAGCCTTCATCGTATACGTAAGTCACCGGTGTCGGCAAACCTGCTCCGTACAGGCAGTAAACTTCTAcccctggtggaggcaggtcagaTAGAAGATCTTTTCCGTTTTGCCACTTGTGCCAGCCGTCTTCATACCCGATGTCAGTGAAGAACAATCTGTAGTCATTGTAGGTGTAGTTGTACGTGGGTGTGGAGATGAAGATGTGATCTTCTGGCCATGCACGTCTTGAGGGAAGCAGCCAGGGGTTGCTTGACGTTGTGCGTTGCTGCTCCCGCACCTTCAGGGGGTCAAGCGCCAGGCCGTAGTTGTCCCCTGGGCAACGAGGATTGAAAGAACAAAATGAACAACCCAGAGAAAGTAAATTAAACTTTGACATATTTTCACGGCCTGGTTTGAATAGAAATTAAAATCGCATTGTTTAACAGGGGAAGAGCTGGTGACTTCAATTTCAAAGCAGGAAGTCAAATTGAAAGTTTGACGAACCAGTAACCACACTCACCAACGCTGTCCCTTTAGCCCAGTggttctgaggaaggatcccaacccaaatcaCCAAGTCTctatgttctcgagagatgctgcctaacctgctgagttactccagcattttgtgtcttcatttgtaaaccacatctgctgttctttgttttgaCATTGgcattttcttcagactgatttagggggagtggagggggaagaaagctggaagtttggagcgggggtggggggcaggacaaagcctggcaggcaaTAGGCTGATACAGGAAGGGAGGTTGTTTCGATGGGCAGATGGTTGTACAAAGAGTAGAGATAAATTTAATTTATGACAAGGATTAGGGTTAAATATGGTGTAGGATGCGTACCCATAAATGACATTTCCAAACACAAAGGAAATTAAAATCTGGCTATAATTCAGCTGTGAAGCTAATTTACAGCATTTATTTCACGCTTGGCCAACCAGTTGACAAACTGCTATAGAATAGCTCTCCGTCACTCTGTTTACCATCATTTTGTTCAGCAAGGAAATGTATCCCATGACACCACTACAACAGGTTCCCCTATGGATGTTATGCCTGCCTTTATGGGGGCTTCCTCTGCGAAAAAccggcagatgctgaaaatctgaaataaaaacagaaaattctggaaacactcagcaggtcagtcagcatcagtGAAGGGTCATCAACTTGAAGTGCTAACTGGCACCCTTTACTCATCgagtcatacatcgtggaaaTAGACCTTTAggtccaactttcccacaccgaccaacatgtcccatctacacgaatcACATCAGCCTGTGTTtagccaatatccttctaaacttatcctatccatgtacctgtctgaatgtttcttaaacgtcatgATCGTGcctcagtttgttccatacacccacacccttggtgtaaaaaactTATTCCTctggggttcctattaaatcttttccccccctcaacttaaaacTATTCTTCTGGTCCcctattccccaactctgggcaagagactctgggcgtTTACCTGAGCTATTCTTTTTGTACACCTGTAACGGGTCACCCCTCATTCTGCTGCGCTCCATggtatagagtcctagcctgcttaacctctctctATAACTCTGGCCGTCgaatcctggcaccatcctcgaaatctctgcacgctttccagcttgacaacatctttcctataacatggtacccaatACCCTAAACGTGGCCCCACCAATATCTTCTATtactgcaccatgacctcccaaatcaatactctgaccgatgaagaccaataagcctttttgaccactctatctacctgtgacgccactttcaaggtacGATGTCAAGGgaccctttccacagatgctgcctgacccgctaagtgttTTCGGAAATGTTCTACATGATTTCCAAAGCTTGACACAGCACATCCTGAAGTCACAAGAGGTGAAGGTCTCCCTTTTTCTTAAACGTAATATGACTTTCCACAATTTCATCGGCTGGGAAGGCGGCCAAAATTTGTGAGGTTTTTTTGCATTTTGTCATTAATTCCAGCCGAAGAATAAAAAAGAAAGTAAATGCTGAGGAAATGTTGGTACCTGAAGCGAGCACAGCGAGGGATTTGACGGTGCCGCCCCATGGGGCTCCCAGTGAGATGACCGCCTGAACAAACTCGTCCTTCCATTCTTGAGGCTGCTGCTTGAGGAAGTGCAAGATGTACAGGTTCCCCATACTGTGGCCCAACAGGTAGACCGGCTTCCCGTAGGTCACCCGCATTTCCTCGATCAGCTTCTTCAGTTTGTCGAAATATTCCTCCTGCTCATCTGTCAAAGGAAACGTGCCAAATGCTAAAAACCTTTGGACATTTGTGTActgtagcagcagcagcactggTAAGGGGTAAACCGTATGCCTGTTGCTCTGAATCCGATGAGTCACTAGTCCTGTTCCTAGGTACATTGCTGCACACAAACCTCAGTTAACTAAATCTCATCAGTAACTCGACCACAAGAGTAAACCAGTTTTCCTTTTGCGTACTTTTTATACTTCCATTCTATTGATAACGTCAATTGATAGCAATCGATTCATCTAATAGTTTTCTGCTTAAAAAAAAGATTTCTGCCAACTCTATTCTGAAACGTCCTTTTCCCTCAGTGGAGGACTGGAGGACTGAACATAGGAGACCATATGCTGATGGGTAGAAGGTGAagactttagacgttagagatacagcatcaaaacaggcccttcagctcaccaagtccacaccaaccagcgatcaccccgtacactagcagtgtgctacacactagtgacaatttacaatttacagaagtcaattaacctacaaacctgcacgtctttggagtgtgggaggaaactggagcacccgggaaaactcACGTGTttacgggagaatgtacaaactccgtacaaacggcacctgtagtcagcatcgaacctgggtctgtggctctgtgaggcagcaactctaccgctgcaccaccgtgccacacatcaAAGAGAGCACTAGAAGAGGATCTTGGTGTGATTCTCTCCCCGATCTTCATCCAGTCTCCCTCATAatcctttctcatccactgaTATATCTGGAACTGGACCTGTAACGCAGGTGAGTTGACGGTCCCGACCTGCTGGTGGCTGGGGGGAGAGGCGGGGATCGGCAGAGACATTGGTCGCGGCCCACAGGCAGCTGGGCTGCAGGTAAGGGATGGCGGCAGTGGTGGCAGACATGGCCTGCAAGTGGCTGAGGAAGCTGGTGTTGGCCGGCAGTGGCAGCAATAGGTCCAGCCTGGAAGTCCAGGTGGTGCCAGCTGGCGGTGAAGATTGGAAGGTCTAGCCTGGGAGCAACCGGGGAGGTGGTGAAGGCCTGACCGTGTGGATGCTCCCATCTGCAACAACCAACATCCATTATAaacagctgtagtaactcagcggatcagagagcatctctggagaaaaggaataggtgacatttctttttctccagagacgctgtctgacccactgcattactccagctttctgtgtctatcttcggtttaaaccagcttctgcagttccttcttacacattcattATAAACAGGTCCATAATACTGAGGTGGACTGTATACTCATTGGAAAAAATATTTCCACTCTTACAACGATAAGGAACCAGAGTCATATCTTGAATATAACGGGCAAGAGAACTAGAGAAGAGACAAGGATGGTTTTGTTTACTGCAGTGAGCTATTCTTGGGTCGAAATGGCATTGGGGGCAGATTCAGTAACAACCTCTACAAGGAACTCCAATGTAACGTACATGCTATCATTTGCCTGATGGTatgtgggagagagaggaattTGGGATAATGAGATAACTGGTGCAAGAGGTTAGGATAGGGccaatgggctgagtggcctccatTTGAGCAGCTGGCAAAACCCTCATTCATGCCTCAGTGTCACTGTTTTTCACTCGGTCACCATTTCTGGTGTTGCGAGATGTGTGTTTTGTCTACTTACACGCTGCCATTCTCCAGTCATAGGGGGCCGCTCGAACAGTCTCGTCACGAGTGTAGCCCATGTTTACCAAGAACTGCACCAACGTGTGAAAATAACCTGCCAAAGCAGAAGTGAAGTCACTACAGAGGCCTGATTGTCCAACATTGACTAATGAATTCCAGGACAGCAAACACTGAAGCACATGGAATCTGTTACCAGAAGTAAATTGAACACGGAATTTGTTTTCCTTCTAGCGGAGCTGGCAGAGTGAGTATTCAGACTGATAATGGGCACagattaggaccgagatgagaaaaacatttttcacacagaaggcaggtacaggatactgagttggatgatcagccatgatcatattgaatggc from the Leucoraja erinacea ecotype New England chromosome 17, Leri_hhj_1, whole genome shotgun sequence genome contains:
- the lcat gene encoding phosphatidylcholine-sterol acyltransferase: MSDHSPPGFVLSLILVALFIPPTATNFTLPWFINVLFPPVGPEDVNAVQYDVPPLIIVPGHTGNRLEAKLNKPAVVHWLCVRNTKKYFTLWLNLNTFLPIGIDCWVDNMRLVYNRTTGRNSNAPGVTTHVPGFGKTYSVEYLDTLKLTGYFHTLVQFLVNMGYTRDETVRAAPYDWRMAAYEQEEYFDKLKKLIEEMRVTYGKPVYLLGHSMGNLYILHFLKQQPQEWKDEFVQAVISLGAPWGGTVKSLAVLASGDNYGLALDPLKVREQQRTTSSNPWLLPSRRAWPEDHIFISTPTYNYTYNDYRLFFTDIGYEDGWHKWQNGKDLLSDLPPPGVEVYCLYGAGLPTPVTYVYDEGFPSSQPVKIVYQTGDNTVSKNSLSLCREWKDQQKEKVHVIELPGTLHLDQIYEVHALENIKNILLRNHSQRQTDSRR